The Triticum aestivum cultivar Chinese Spring chromosome 5A, IWGSC CS RefSeq v2.1, whole genome shotgun sequence genomic sequence GAGGAGAAGGGAGTGGTTTACCTGGAGGTTGTTTCCCTTGATGTGCGCCCAGATGATCTTGAGCGCCTCTGTCCGGGGCAGCTCCGCCGCGCCTCCGACAAACTCCCTTAGCTCCGGAGAAATCGGCTTAGGCTTCATGATCCCGCTcgctgccctcttcttcttcggCTTCGGCTTCccttccgcctccgcctccgcctccgccccagccccCTCTGCCGCTGCCGCGACAACCCTGACCGCCACGCGCCCGGCCACTGGCGCCCTCAACCGGAACGCGACCACCGAGGCAG encodes the following:
- the LOC123102732 gene encoding protein TRI1 produces the protein MSATAIRSGELLAFPAALRRGPPVASASVVAFRLRAPVAGRVAVRVVAAAAEGAGAEAEAEAEGKPKPKKKRAASGIMKPKPISPELREFVGGAAELPRTEALKIIWAHIKGNNLQDPENKKIIVCDEKLKKIFGGRERVGFLEISGLLNPHFQK